DNA sequence from the Halorussus limi genome:
CGACAGACCCGCTCGTGGCTCGAAACCGCCGGAGAGTCGGCCGACGCGTCGCTCCAGCACGCCGTGATGGTCGGGGGAACCACCGACGCCACCGAGTTCCAGCAGGTCCGGGGCGGGCGACACGCGGGGGCCATCGCGGTCCCGTGTCGCTACACGCACTCGCCGGTCGAGACGGTGTCGCTCGCGGACGCCCACGAGACGGTCGCCGTCCTCTCCGAGGCCCTCGAAACGCCGTTCCCGTCCCGCGACGAGGTCCGGTGGGGATGAGGCCAGACCCGCCCGCCGTCGAGACGCGCGCCGAACTCGCCGAGTACGTCGAGTCCTACGCCGACCGCCTCGACGGCCGACTCGGCGTCTTCCTCGGGTTCCCCCGCGGCCCGGACGAGTTCGACGCGGTGGTTCGGCGGAACGCCGAGACCGCGTTCGCCGCGGCGAGCACCGTCAAACTCCCCGTCCTCTACGCGCTCTACGACGAGTACGACGGCCGCCTCGACGACCTCGACCGGACCCGCGAAATCGCATCCGAGAACCGGGTCGCGGGGAGCGGTCTCTACCACCTGCTCTCGGCGACCGACCCGTCGGTCGAGGACCTCGCTCGCGCGATGATAGCGGTCAGCGACAACGCCGCGACGAACGAACTCATCAACCTCCTCGGGACTGACCGAATCGAGGCCGCGGCGGCCGACCTCGGGATGGAGCGGACCCGCCTGCGCCGGAAGATGATGGCGACGCTCGGCGACAACGACCTCGAACCGACCCGCGACTGGCCGGCGGACGAACCCGCGAACGCCACCTCGCCGGCCGACTGCGCGCGCTTCTTCGCCGACGTGGTCCACCGGGCGACCCTCTCGGCGGCGGCCTACGACCGGTTGCTGGTTCCGCTCCGCGAGCAGAAGCACACGATGCTGTTCCCGCGCTACCTCCCGATGGACGTCTCTCTGACGCACAAGACCGGCCGACTCCCGACCGCCGCGCTCGACGCCGGGTACGTCGAACCGCCGACCGAATCCGACGCGTCGGATTCGGCCCTTCCCGACCCCGACGACCCGCCGCTCGTCTTCGCGGTGTTCGCCGACGGACTCGACACCGGGACCGACGGGGCCGACGCCATCGCAGAAATTGGGGACGCGGCGTTCTCGTGGCTGTCGAGTCGCTCGGCGTGAGGTCTCGCGTCTTCGAACACGCCGCACGGTACGTGTCGTTACACAGTCCGCGTCGTTACACTGTGCGTATCGTTACCGTTTATCGGTAACTCACTTGTAAGAAGCCGCGAGTAGGAAGCGTACGACGGCCTCTCCCGCGACGGACCGAGCGCGGGACGAACCGACAACCGACCCGCAACCTACAAAAACACCCCCTTCGTTTCGAAACACCATGGACCGCGCAGTCGACGACAGTATCACCGAGGGAGGCCTCCTCGGCCCGATGTTCAAGCTCGCGTGGCCCATCGTCGTCATCCAGCTGTTGCAGGTGACGTACAACATCGCCGACACGTTCTGGCTCGGACGGCTGTCGGCGGACGCGGTGGGCGCGCTGAGCCTCGCGTTCCCCCTCATCTTCCTGCTCATCTCCATCGCCGGCGGGTTCACCACCGCGGGGTCGATTCTCGTCGCCCAGTACACCGGTGCCGACAGCGAGGGGTCGGCCGGCGAGGTGGCGGGCCAAATCGTCTCGTTCGTCACCCTGTTGGCGCTCGCGCTGAGCGTCCTCGGCTACTTCGCCACCGAACCGATGCTCGGGGCGCTCCCGAGTCAGGCCCAGACGACCGACCAGATCGTCCCGTTGGCCAGACAGTACATGGAGGTGTTCTTCCTCGGTCTCCCCTTCCTGTTCGGCTTCTTCGTGTTCACGTCGCTGATGCGCGGGTACGGCGACACGCGGACGCCGATGCGCGTGATGTTCGTCTCGGTCGCGCTCAACGTCGTGTTGGACCCGCTGCTCATCTTCGGCTACGGTCCGTTTCCCGCGATGGAGATAGAGGGCGCGGCGCTCGCGACCATCCTCTCGCGGGGCGTCGCCAGCGTGCTCGGCTTCTACGTCCTCTTCGTCGCGAAGGCCGGGCCGGACGTGGAGGTCGCCGACCTCGTTCCCGACCTCGGATACATCTGGGACATCGTGCGCATCGGCGTCCCCTCGACCGTCGAACAGTCGATGAGCGCGCTGGCGATGATAACCCTGACCGCGATGGTCGTCCAGTTCGCGCCGCCCGTGGTCTCGGCCTACGGTCTGGGCAACCGACTCGCGTCGCTGGTCTTCCTGCCCGCGATGGGACTGGGCCGGGCGACCAACACGATGGTCGGCCAGAACCTCGGCGCGGGCAAGGCCGACCGGGCCGAGCGCGCGGTCTGGATAGCCGCCAAGGCGGGCGCGGCCGTGATGTTCGTGGTCGCGGTCGTCGCGGCGCTCGTCCCGGAACCCATCGTTTCGGTGTTCCTCGCGACCGGGAGCGAGGCCGCCCGCGCCACGGTCCGCCACGGGTCGACCTACCTCCGGATTCGCTCGGTCGAGTTCGTCTTCATGGCGGTCCTGCAGGTCATGCTCGGGGCCTACCGCGGCGCTGGCAACACCAAGACCGCGATGGCGTTCTCGATGGTCGCGCTCTGGGTCGGCCGCGTGCCGACGGTGTACTACCTCGCGTTCGTCGCGGGCATCGGCGCGACCGGCATCTGGGTCGGGATGGCGCTCGGGAGCATCCTCGGCGCTATCGCGGCCACGCTCTGGTTCACCCGGGGGACGTGGAAGGAGACGGTCATCGACGAGGACGAGGCGGTCGCGGACGGCGAGGAGACCGCCGAGCGCCCAGAAACGCCGGAGACGCCCGGCGCACCGGCCGCGGAGTCACCCGACCTGTCGGAGGCCTCGGGCCCGTCCGAGGGCAAGTAGCCGACCGCGGCTTACAGCGGAACTTCGGTCCCGATTCCCTGCCGCTCGGACTCCTCGAAGACGTGTTCGGCCGCCGCCGCGTCTAACACCGCGGACCCGACGCTCTCGACCACCAGAATCTCGTCCTCGGTCTCCCGCCCGGCGCGTTTCTCGAAGACCTCCGAGAGCGGAATCAGGTCGTCCTCCGCGAGGTTCGCCTCCAGCGCATCGCCGATTTCGGCGACCTCCTCGGGCACGTCGGCGAAGACTCGGGCCGCGCGCTCGAACACCGCGGGGGCCAGTTCCTGCGTCTCGGCGGTGTAGGCTCCGACCGCGACCACCAGCGCGCCGGGGTCGAGCGCGTCGGCCGGGAACACCGGTTCGGTCGCTGTCGTGGCCGTGACGACCACGTTCGCGCCGGCGACCGCGTCCGCGGGCGAGTCGGCCGCTTCCGCCGGCACGTCGAGTTCCTCGCGGAGGTCCGCGGCGCACTCCTCCTTCGAGTCGCTCGGCGAGTAGACGCGCACCGATTCGAGGTCGGTCGCGGCCGCGACCGCTCGGGCCTGCCAGCGCGCCTGCGTGCCCGCGCCGACCAGCGCGAGCGTGACCGGGCCGATTGCGAGTTCGTCCGCCGCGAGACCGCCGATGCACCCCGTGCGGGCGTTGGTGATTCCGTTCCCCGCGAGGTATCCGGTCGGACGCCCGGTGTCGGCCTCGGTCAGCGCGATTTGAGCGTTGACGGTCGGGAGACCCCGCTCGGCGTTGCCCTCGTGGACGCCGACGAGTTTGGTCGCGTAGAAGCGCGCGCCGTGGAGGTACGCCGGC
Encoded proteins:
- a CDS encoding MATE family efflux transporter translates to MDRAVDDSITEGGLLGPMFKLAWPIVVIQLLQVTYNIADTFWLGRLSADAVGALSLAFPLIFLLISIAGGFTTAGSILVAQYTGADSEGSAGEVAGQIVSFVTLLALALSVLGYFATEPMLGALPSQAQTTDQIVPLARQYMEVFFLGLPFLFGFFVFTSLMRGYGDTRTPMRVMFVSVALNVVLDPLLIFGYGPFPAMEIEGAALATILSRGVASVLGFYVLFVAKAGPDVEVADLVPDLGYIWDIVRIGVPSTVEQSMSALAMITLTAMVVQFAPPVVSAYGLGNRLASLVFLPAMGLGRATNTMVGQNLGAGKADRAERAVWIAAKAGAAVMFVVAVVAALVPEPIVSVFLATGSEAARATVRHGSTYLRIRSVEFVFMAVLQVMLGAYRGAGNTKTAMAFSMVALWVGRVPTVYYLAFVAGIGATGIWVGMALGSILGAIAATLWFTRGTWKETVIDEDEAVADGEETAERPETPETPGAPAAESPDLSEASGPSEGK
- a CDS encoding ornithine cyclodeaminase family protein; translated protein: MVRVLSDAETADCLGLTGLLPVVREAFRKQGRGEVERPDRPHFPVGAGLDGPDPAGTGLVMPAYLHGARFYATKLVGVHEGNAERGLPTVNAQIALTEADTGRPTGYLAGNGITNARTGCIGGLAADELAIGPVTLALVGAGTQARWQARAVAAATDLESVRVYSPSDSKEECAADLREELDVPAEAADSPADAVAGANVVVTATTATEPVFPADALDPGALVVAVGAYTAETQELAPAVFERAARVFADVPEEVAEIGDALEANLAEDDLIPLSEVFEKRAGRETEDEILVVESVGSAVLDAAAAEHVFEESERQGIGTEVPL
- a CDS encoding serine hydrolase — translated: MRPDPPAVETRAELAEYVESYADRLDGRLGVFLGFPRGPDEFDAVVRRNAETAFAAASTVKLPVLYALYDEYDGRLDDLDRTREIASENRVAGSGLYHLLSATDPSVEDLARAMIAVSDNAATNELINLLGTDRIEAAAADLGMERTRLRRKMMATLGDNDLEPTRDWPADEPANATSPADCARFFADVVHRATLSAAAYDRLLVPLREQKHTMLFPRYLPMDVSLTHKTGRLPTAALDAGYVEPPTESDASDSALPDPDDPPLVFAVFADGLDTGTDGADAIAEIGDAAFSWLSSRSA